In Bacteroides coprosuis DSM 18011, the following are encoded in one genomic region:
- a CDS encoding Fibronectin type III domain protein (InterPro IPR003961~KEGG: bfs:BF0377 exported xanthan lyase/N-acetylmuramoyl-L-alanine amidase~PFAM: Fibronectin, type III~SPTR: Putative uncharacterized protein;~IMG reference gene:2504106216) gives MNKYLKHTILFIGILCFCIPVQAQNYSIELQKRIGEKINSIVQQEVSVGKVAIDTIIENKTINVIFNDNLSYYPLREESVNLFYHLIKQELSSEKQIDKDLIIYSDNHPIEFLIPKYHQGNRKNKNTFSHSNKRPFIENISKPYQSSKGLYNRHIALWQSHGFYYEPKLSRWEWQRARIFQTVEDLYTQSFVLPYLVPMLEAAGANVFLPRERDTQTHEIIIDNDGAFANKSLYIEENKENLWTEGLKKGFAHTKAYYQDDENPFSLGTYRQTTTIKRGEASTISWIPEIPESGEYAVYVSYKTLPNSTSRAHYTVHHNGKETEFIINQKMGGGTWIYLGTFYFPAGVNQNCKVTLSNLSKNKGEVITADAVKIGGGYGNIARTVSSKGASENLKSSDKRQDASTPTVEKSIKYPYEVSGYPRFTEAARYWLQWAGIPDSIYSPSKGVNDYTDDYQCRGLWVNYLAGGSMANPTEEGLNIPIDLAFAFHSDAGTTFNDSIIGTLGIFRTGSYNGKYTNGVSRYAARELTDLIQTQIVNDIRNLYHPNWTRRGMWNKSYSEASTPKVPTMLLELLSHQNFADMRYGLDPRFRFTVSRSIYKGILKYLSSQYNTEYEVQPLPVEAFTSEFIDENKVRLTWEPVEDILEPTAKAKRYIVYTKIGQGDFDQGTIVKTNSYEQDIPLGVVVSFKITALNDGGESFPSETLSVGRAFNSKGDVLVINGFTRISAPDDFDAQGDSIAGFLDDKDHGVPYIKDISYIGKMKEFRRIIPWMDDDASGFGDSYGNFETQVIAGNTFDYPAIHGKSILKAGYSFVSCSKKSVEIKKALLTQYPIIDLILGKEKQSKMGAGENQQLQYKTFSKELQSQISNFCENGGSILITGSYITSDIYDNPLATKQDEDVEFLNNVLKIKWRVGRAATMGGIKEVTSPLSNHNNKYTFNQNLSEKIYRVESPDAIEPANKDSHTVLRYTENNLSAGVAFSGAYKVYAMGVPFEVIQSEDKKDELMATILSFLTKD, from the coding sequence ATGAATAAATACCTTAAACATACTATCCTTTTTATAGGCATTTTATGCTTCTGTATTCCGGTACAAGCACAAAATTATAGTATTGAACTCCAAAAGCGCATTGGTGAAAAAATAAATTCTATTGTGCAGCAGGAAGTTTCGGTTGGCAAAGTAGCCATTGACACAATCATTGAGAATAAAACAATTAATGTCATTTTTAATGATAATCTATCTTATTATCCACTAAGAGAAGAATCTGTCAATCTTTTTTATCACCTCATTAAACAAGAACTTTCCTCTGAAAAACAAATAGATAAAGACTTAATTATCTATTCAGATAATCATCCTATAGAATTCTTAATCCCTAAATATCACCAAGGCAACCGTAAAAACAAAAACACATTTTCTCATTCCAACAAACGACCTTTTATAGAAAATATTTCAAAGCCTTATCAATCTTCAAAAGGCCTATACAATAGACATATTGCCCTTTGGCAAAGTCACGGCTTTTATTATGAACCTAAACTTTCAAGATGGGAGTGGCAACGAGCACGTATATTTCAAACAGTTGAAGATCTATATACCCAAAGCTTTGTATTACCCTATCTTGTCCCTATGCTAGAAGCAGCAGGAGCTAATGTATTTCTTCCAAGAGAAAGAGATACACAAACTCATGAAATCATTATAGACAATGATGGAGCTTTTGCAAACAAATCACTCTATATAGAAGAAAATAAAGAGAATCTATGGACAGAAGGCTTAAAAAAGGGATTTGCACATACTAAAGCATATTACCAAGATGATGAAAATCCTTTTTCACTAGGAACATATAGACAAACTACAACTATCAAAAGAGGTGAAGCAAGTACTATTTCTTGGATTCCAGAAATCCCTGAATCTGGCGAATATGCCGTATATGTTTCATACAAAACACTACCCAACAGCACAAGTAGAGCTCACTATACAGTTCATCACAATGGCAAAGAAACAGAATTCATTATTAATCAAAAAATGGGAGGTGGTACATGGATTTATTTAGGTACATTCTACTTCCCGGCTGGAGTGAATCAGAACTGTAAAGTGACTCTATCAAATCTTTCAAAAAATAAAGGAGAAGTTATTACCGCTGATGCAGTAAAAATAGGAGGTGGATATGGCAATATTGCTCGTACTGTTTCATCAAAAGGAGCTTCTGAAAACCTTAAAAGTTCAGACAAACGACAAGACGCCTCTACTCCAACAGTAGAAAAGAGTATAAAGTATCCATATGAAGTTAGTGGATATCCTCGCTTTACTGAGGCAGCTCGTTATTGGTTGCAATGGGCCGGTATACCTGATAGTATTTACTCTCCAAGCAAAGGAGTAAATGATTACACCGACGACTACCAATGTAGAGGTCTATGGGTAAACTACTTAGCTGGAGGCTCTATGGCTAACCCTACAGAAGAGGGATTAAACATTCCAATTGACTTAGCATTTGCTTTTCATTCTGATGCAGGAACAACATTTAATGACTCAATTATCGGAACTCTCGGTATTTTTAGAACAGGATCATATAATGGCAAATATACCAATGGAGTTTCAAGATATGCTGCACGAGAGCTAACCGATTTAATTCAAACGCAGATAGTAAATGACATTCGTAATTTATATCACCCCAATTGGACAAGAAGAGGAATGTGGAATAAATCATATAGCGAGGCTTCTACACCGAAAGTTCCAACAATGCTGCTAGAGCTACTCTCTCATCAAAACTTTGCAGATATGCGATATGGATTAGATCCGAGATTTAGATTTACTGTAAGTCGTTCTATTTATAAGGGTATATTAAAGTACCTCAGTTCACAGTACAACACAGAGTATGAAGTCCAACCTCTACCAGTGGAGGCCTTTACTTCTGAATTTATAGATGAAAACAAAGTTCGATTAACTTGGGAGCCTGTAGAAGATATACTGGAACCCACAGCTAAAGCCAAACGTTATATAGTATATACCAAAATAGGACAAGGGGACTTTGATCAGGGAACTATTGTCAAAACCAACTCCTACGAGCAGGATATTCCATTGGGAGTAGTAGTCAGCTTTAAAATAACGGCACTCAATGATGGAGGGGAAAGTTTCCCTTCAGAAACACTATCAGTAGGGCGTGCTTTTAACTCCAAAGGAGATGTACTAGTAATCAATGGTTTCACACGCATTAGTGCTCCTGACGATTTTGATGCACAAGGTGACTCTATAGCAGGATTTCTTGACGATAAAGACCACGGAGTTCCTTACATTAAAGATATCAGCTACATTGGGAAAATGAAAGAGTTTAGAAGAATTATCCCTTGGATGGACGATGATGCTTCAGGCTTTGGAGATAGTTATGGTAATTTTGAAACACAGGTTATTGCAGGTAACACCTTTGATTATCCAGCAATACATGGAAAGTCTATTCTCAAAGCAGGATATTCTTTTGTATCGTGCAGCAAAAAATCTGTAGAGATAAAGAAAGCTCTATTGACACAATACCCTATAATAGATTTAATTCTTGGAAAAGAAAAGCAGTCTAAAATGGGTGCTGGAGAAAATCAACAATTACAATATAAAACATTTTCAAAAGAGCTTCAATCTCAAATTTCCAACTTTTGCGAAAATGGAGGTTCGATTTTGATTACTGGCTCTTATATTACATCTGATATTTATGATAACCCTCTAGCCACAAAGCAAGACGAAGACGTAGAGTTTTTAAACAACGTATTAAAGATAAAATGGAGAGTAGGAAGAGCTGCTACTATGGGTGGAATCAAAGAAGTTACTTCTCCCCTATCTAACCACAACAACAAATATACTTTTAATCAGAATCTTAGTGAAAAAATATATAGAGTTGAATCCCCAGATGCTATCGAACCCGCAAATAAGGATTCCCACACAGTGCTACGATACACCGAAAATAATTTAAGTGCAGGGGTGGCTTTCTCTGGAGCATATAAGGTATATGCTATGGGCGTACCTTTTGAGGTAATTCAATCCGAGGATAAAAAAGATGAGCTTATGGCTACTATCCTTTCATTCTTAACAAAAGACTAA
- a CDS encoding Na+/solute symporter (COGs: COG0591 Na+/proline symporter~InterPro IPR001734~KEGG: bfs:BF0378 putative cation symporter~PFAM: Sodium/solute symporter~SPTR: Putative uncharacterized protein;~IMG reference gene:2504106217~PFAM: Sodium:solute symporter family~TIGRFAM: transporter, SSS family), which produces MNPFLVILTIAIYFIVLFGISYLSSRNADSDGFFVGNRKSPWFLVAIAMIGSSISGVTFVSVPGMVGVSSFSYLQMVLGFVVGQFIIAFVLIPLFYKMNVVSIYEYLENRFGMSSYKTGAWFFFISKMLGASVRLFLVCITLQLLVFEPLNLPFILNAAITVLLVWLYTFKGGVKTLIWTDAFKTFCLVISVVLCIYYIASDLDLTLKGMLTTIHESSLSKTFFFDDVNDKRYFFKQFLAGIFTMIATTGLDQDMMQRNLSCKNHKDSQKNMITSGISQFFIIALFLMLGALLFIYAEKMQIELPESSDQLFPLIATGGYFPIIVGVLFIIGLISAAYAAAGSALTALTTSFTVDILQSRDRKSEKELTKTRKKVHLGMAILMAFVIVIINALNNTSVIDAVYILASYTYGPILGLFAFGIFCKKAVHDKYIPLVAIIAPILCYVLQTNSEKWFNGYAFSYELLIFNALFTCIGLACLIKRDKLN; this is translated from the coding sequence ATGAATCCATTTTTAGTAATACTTACCATAGCGATATATTTCATCGTATTATTTGGGATATCATACCTCTCAAGTAGAAATGCAGATAGTGATGGCTTCTTTGTGGGCAACAGAAAATCCCCCTGGTTTTTGGTAGCTATCGCTATGATTGGGTCAAGTATTTCAGGAGTAACTTTCGTTTCAGTTCCAGGTATGGTTGGCGTTAGTAGCTTCTCTTATCTACAAATGGTATTAGGTTTTGTTGTTGGGCAATTTATTATAGCATTTGTACTCATACCTTTATTCTATAAAATGAATGTAGTTTCCATCTACGAATACTTAGAAAATAGATTTGGAATGTCAAGCTACAAAACAGGGGCATGGTTCTTTTTTATATCAAAAATGCTAGGCGCTTCGGTACGATTATTTTTGGTCTGTATAACTTTGCAATTGTTAGTATTTGAGCCATTAAACCTTCCTTTCATTTTAAATGCAGCAATAACTGTTTTGCTAGTATGGCTTTATACTTTCAAAGGAGGAGTAAAGACTTTAATTTGGACAGACGCTTTTAAAACCTTTTGCTTAGTAATATCTGTAGTATTATGTATTTATTATATCGCTAGTGATTTGGATCTTACACTAAAAGGTATGCTGACAACAATCCATGAAAGTAGCTTATCAAAAACCTTCTTTTTTGACGATGTAAATGACAAAAGATATTTCTTCAAGCAATTCTTAGCAGGGATATTTACAATGATTGCGACAACGGGACTAGACCAAGATATGATGCAAAGAAATTTAAGCTGTAAGAACCACAAAGATTCACAGAAAAACATGATAACAAGTGGTATATCACAATTTTTCATCATTGCTTTATTCTTAATGCTTGGGGCTCTCCTCTTTATTTATGCCGAGAAGATGCAAATTGAGCTTCCTGAATCTAGTGATCAATTATTTCCTCTAATAGCAACAGGAGGCTACTTCCCTATAATTGTCGGAGTCTTATTTATTATCGGCTTAATATCTGCAGCTTATGCTGCAGCTGGATCGGCTCTAACAGCGTTAACCACATCCTTTACTGTTGATATATTACAGAGTAGAGATAGAAAAAGCGAAAAAGAGTTAACTAAAACTCGAAAAAAAGTTCATCTAGGGATGGCTATATTAATGGCCTTTGTTATAGTGATTATCAATGCACTCAATAACACAAGCGTTATTGATGCCGTGTATATACTAGCTAGCTATACCTATGGTCCTATTCTTGGATTATTTGCTTTTGGCATTTTTTGCAAGAAAGCTGTACACGACAAATATATACCTCTAGTAGCTATTATTGCACCAATACTCTGTTACGTATTACAAACTAATTCAGAGAAATGGTTTAACGGATATGCTTTCAGTTATGAATTACTTATTTTCAATGCTCTCTTCACTTGCATAGGATTAGCCTGTTTAATAAAGAGAGATAAACTCAACTAA
- a CDS encoding Uncharacterized conserved protein UCP016719 (COGs: COG3876 conserved hypothetical protein~InterPro IPR008302~KEGG: bfs:BF0379 hypothetical protein~PFAM: Uncharacterised conserved protein UCP016719~SPTR: Putative uncharacterized protein;~IMG reference gene:2504106218~PFAM: Protein of unknown function (DUF1343)): protein MKKLYLIVISLLFTLNCFSKDTSIEVGAQQYAEYFPLLQNKRVAIYSNHTGMVKDKHILDILIGNDFNVTAIFSPEHGFRGSADAGEHISSSKDIKTGVPILSLYDGKDGKPSKKSMNQFDVLVIDIQDVGLRFYTYYITMVKLMDACTVNNKQVVLLDRPNPNGHYVDGPILDMKNKSGVGHLPIPIVHGMTLGELALMSIGEGWLTTNKKCDLTVIKCKNYTHNSLYQLPIAPSPNLPNMLSIYLYPSICLFEGTPVSLGRGTDFPFQAYGHPDMKNKYIFSFTPKSISGAKNPPLLNKQCYGVDLRTMSLDEAAQIKKVSLDYIIDAYNTLNMGESFFKRFFTLLIGVDYVKDMIIAGKSAIEIESMWKEDVANFKNQRKPYLLYPEN from the coding sequence ATGAAAAAGCTGTACCTCATAGTAATTAGTCTACTTTTTACACTTAATTGCTTTTCGAAAGACACCTCTATAGAAGTAGGTGCTCAACAGTACGCAGAATATTTCCCTCTACTCCAGAACAAAAGAGTTGCCATTTACTCCAATCACACAGGGATGGTGAAAGATAAGCATATTTTAGATATCTTAATAGGGAATGATTTTAACGTAACAGCGATCTTTTCTCCAGAACATGGATTTAGAGGATCTGCTGATGCAGGAGAACATATTTCAAGTTCGAAAGACATAAAAACAGGTGTTCCCATCTTATCTCTATATGACGGAAAAGATGGAAAGCCTAGTAAAAAATCAATGAATCAATTTGATGTACTTGTCATCGACATACAAGATGTAGGGTTAAGGTTCTACACATACTACATCACTATGGTCAAACTAATGGATGCTTGTACTGTAAACAACAAACAAGTGGTTCTACTAGATAGACCAAATCCTAATGGGCACTATGTAGATGGTCCTATTCTTGATATGAAAAACAAATCGGGAGTAGGTCATCTGCCTATTCCTATCGTTCATGGTATGACATTGGGAGAATTAGCTCTGATGAGTATAGGAGAAGGTTGGCTAACTACTAATAAAAAGTGTGACCTCACAGTTATCAAGTGTAAGAATTATACACATAACTCACTTTATCAACTACCAATAGCTCCATCTCCTAACCTACCTAATATGTTATCTATCTATTTATACCCTTCAATTTGTTTATTTGAGGGAACTCCTGTGAGTTTAGGACGTGGCACTGATTTTCCATTTCAAGCATATGGCCATCCTGATATGAAAAACAAATATATTTTCTCGTTTACACCCAAAAGTATCTCTGGTGCCAAAAACCCTCCTCTTTTGAATAAACAATGTTACGGTGTTGATTTAAGAACAATGTCTTTGGATGAGGCTGCACAAATTAAAAAAGTTAGCTTAGACTATATTATTGATGCTTACAACACCCTCAATATGGGAGAGAGTTTTTTCAAAAGATTCTTCACTCTACTTATAGGCGTTGATTATGTTAAAGATATGATTATTGCTGGTAAGAGTGCAATAGAAATAGAATCTATGTGGAAAGAGGATGTAGCAAATTTTAAAAATCAGAGAAAGCCTTATCTTCTTTACCCAGAAAACTAA
- a CDS encoding polysaccharide deacetylase (COGs: COG0726 xylanase/chitin deacetylase~InterPro IPR004197:IPR001701:IPR002509~KEGG: cpi:Cpin_6813 glycoside hydrolase family 9~PFAM: Polysaccharide deacetylase; Glycoside hydrolase, family 9; Glycoside hydrolase, family 9, N-terminal, Ig-like~SPTR: Putative uncharacterized protein;~IMG reference gene:2504106219~PFAM: Glycosyl hydrolase family 9; Polysaccharide deacetylase; N-terminal ig-like domain of cellulase) has translation MKKLILIQVFLLSLCIQVYSKEWIRINQLGYMPHLKKIAVVLKDDSDTFQDCYLVDAFTNKKVYSFNKIQATGPMGNMKQTFRIDFSEFNKEGSFYIQTEKGTSPIFPINNEVYKGTADQLLIYMRQQRCGYNPLVQDSCHTHDGYIIYHPTKNGQYINVKGGWHDAGDYLQYTTTSANAIYQMMFAYSANPTAFKDNYGDNGVQEPNGIPDIIDEIKWGLDWLNKMNPNPGELYNQIADDRDHIAMSLPNNDTINYGYGKGLGRPVYFCSGEKQIRGQFENATQGVASTAGKFASCFALGSQILAPFYPDFATEIGRKAEAAYQEGINKPGVCQTASVRSPYIYEEINWVDDMELGAIELYKRTNNTKFLNQAIEFGRQEPITPWMGADSAKHYQWYPFMNMGHYWLAKHKDNKVSNEFIRNMKSGIQRTYEKAQTNPFLNGIPHIWCSNNLTVAMLTQCHLYRELSGDTTYEEMEASLRDWLFGCNPWGSSMLVEVPLYGIYPQHPHSPFIIYTSQNTTGGLVDGPVYTNIFNNLRGVHLKDGEDYKYFQPKDIVFHDDFQDYSTNEPTMDGTASFAYYLSAMEREGQEKNKYVNSDKNQYIDGGIVRTDPSKKNIALVFTSDQYIDGYKQIIQTLKKHNIKSSFFFTGNFVEKYPQIVKDISSEGHYIGTHGDKHLLYCSWENRDSLLLKKEEFHQDIINGCKKLIEINIKPSPLFIPSYEYYNKHISSWTKQLGMQIVNFTPHSFSNADYTTPDMNNYKNSKKIYESIIQLEKRDNLNGAILLVHFGTHPDRIDKFYSQYLNKLIEYLHRNNYNITPVEESIL, from the coding sequence ATGAAAAAGCTCATATTAATCCAAGTATTCCTATTAAGTCTATGTATCCAAGTCTATTCAAAAGAATGGATTCGAATTAATCAGCTAGGATATATGCCTCACTTAAAAAAAATAGCAGTTGTACTTAAAGATGACAGTGATACCTTTCAAGATTGCTATTTAGTTGATGCTTTTACAAATAAAAAAGTATACTCCTTTAATAAAATTCAAGCTACCGGGCCAATGGGCAATATGAAACAGACGTTTCGAATTGACTTCAGCGAATTTAATAAAGAAGGTAGCTTCTACATACAAACAGAGAAAGGAACCTCCCCCATTTTTCCTATCAACAATGAAGTTTACAAGGGAACTGCCGACCAACTTCTTATTTATATGAGACAGCAAAGATGTGGTTATAATCCTTTAGTTCAAGACAGCTGCCATACTCATGATGGCTATATCATCTACCATCCAACAAAAAATGGACAATATATTAATGTCAAAGGGGGATGGCATGATGCTGGAGACTACTTACAATACACAACAACTTCAGCTAATGCTATTTACCAAATGATGTTTGCTTATTCAGCTAATCCAACAGCTTTTAAAGATAATTATGGTGACAATGGAGTTCAAGAGCCAAATGGAATACCTGACATAATTGATGAGATAAAATGGGGATTAGACTGGCTAAATAAAATGAACCCAAATCCAGGAGAACTATATAACCAAATTGCTGATGATAGAGACCATATAGCCATGAGTCTCCCAAATAACGATACTATAAATTATGGGTACGGAAAAGGTTTAGGAAGGCCTGTGTATTTTTGTTCTGGAGAAAAGCAAATAAGAGGACAATTTGAAAACGCAACGCAAGGTGTTGCTAGTACAGCGGGCAAATTTGCTTCCTGTTTTGCTTTAGGCTCTCAAATTTTAGCTCCATTCTATCCTGACTTTGCCACAGAAATAGGACGTAAAGCAGAAGCAGCCTATCAAGAAGGTATAAATAAACCTGGAGTTTGTCAGACAGCCTCAGTTCGCTCGCCTTATATATATGAAGAAATAAACTGGGTTGATGACATGGAATTGGGTGCTATTGAGCTATACAAAAGAACCAATAATACAAAGTTTTTAAATCAGGCAATTGAGTTCGGAAGACAAGAGCCTATTACTCCATGGATGGGAGCTGACAGTGCTAAACACTATCAATGGTACCCCTTTATGAATATGGGACATTACTGGCTAGCCAAACATAAAGACAATAAGGTAAGTAACGAATTTATACGAAACATGAAATCTGGTATCCAGCGTACCTATGAAAAGGCTCAAACAAATCCTTTTTTAAATGGCATTCCTCACATATGGTGTTCTAATAATCTCACTGTAGCTATGCTTACACAATGTCATCTTTATAGAGAGCTGAGTGGCGATACCACCTATGAGGAAATGGAGGCATCTTTAAGAGATTGGCTTTTTGGATGTAACCCATGGGGTTCTAGTATGTTAGTAGAAGTACCTTTATATGGAATATACCCACAACACCCTCATTCGCCTTTTATTATTTACACCTCACAAAACACAACAGGAGGATTAGTTGATGGACCTGTGTATACCAATATATTCAATAACTTACGTGGAGTACATCTAAAAGATGGTGAAGATTATAAATACTTCCAACCTAAGGATATTGTATTCCATGATGATTTTCAAGACTATTCTACCAATGAACCAACAATGGACGGTACTGCAAGTTTTGCATACTATTTATCCGCTATGGAAAGAGAGGGACAAGAAAAGAATAAGTATGTCAATTCAGATAAAAATCAATACATTGATGGAGGAATTGTAAGAACCGATCCTTCTAAAAAAAATATTGCTTTAGTATTTACATCTGACCAATATATTGATGGCTATAAACAAATAATTCAGACTTTAAAAAAGCACAATATTAAAAGTAGTTTCTTTTTCACTGGTAACTTTGTAGAAAAATATCCTCAGATAGTTAAAGATATCTCTAGTGAAGGACATTATATAGGTACTCATGGAGACAAACATCTTCTATATTGTTCGTGGGAAAACCGAGATTCATTACTCCTTAAGAAAGAAGAATTTCATCAAGACATCATTAATGGCTGCAAAAAATTAATAGAAATAAATATAAAGCCTAGTCCTTTATTTATACCTTCTTATGAGTATTATAACAAGCACATTTCTTCGTGGACTAAACAGTTAGGTATGCAAATCGTAAACTTTACCCCACATAGTTTTTCAAATGCAGACTATACGACACCAGATATGAATAACTATAAGAATAGTAAAAAAATTTATGAGAGTATAATTCAATTAGAGAAAAGAGATAATTTAAATGGTGCTATTTTATTAGTCCATTTTGGAACTCATCCAGATCGAATAGATAAGTTTTATTCCCAATATTTAAATAAACTTATAGAGTATCTCCATAGGAACAATTATAATATCACCCCTGTTGAGGAAAGCATATTATAA
- a CDS encoding RagB/SusD domain-containing protein (InterPro IPR012944~KEGG: lby:Lbys_3420 ragb/susd domain protein~PFAM: RagB/SusD~SPTR: Putative uncharacterized protein;~IMG reference gene:2504106220~PFAM: SusD family) gives MKKYFIHFLAISALIFSGCNDVLDRPEKTKPTDDNYWKTETDLRLYTNHYFPQYFVGYNSGWSSQYTPLRGYYFADDFASVGKQTNFENSIPSSRGSEALSTEWLTQYVGPNWNFAWIKKSNIFIDRIENRMKNLISEEAYNHWLGVAKFFRGFEYHRLTSVFGDIPLYTKPFDNSNYQEMWKDRAPRNEVMAQAYEDFKYAFDNIRLDDGEPSVNKYIAAAFISRIMLFEGTWVKYHQGDNELAKKYLSFAQEASEFIMNSGKYEISGDYKSLFGSFDLKGHKEVILYRHYDASKGVTHHIASYSNAYEAQVSAPNLALAQSFICNDGKPYLNSSVADANKLDIKNMIKTRDPRFESTFIDHPKVQSATLLYASKFIDRVGPTYWNSGNIPPQYGSVSNDNDYPVLRYAEVLLNWIEIKAELATIGGPAITQADIDKSINLIRNRDLDEVAINKGVQKTAPMKLSEINDAFDPNRDSEVSPLLWEIRRERRMEFVFEYSRLLDIKRWKKLDYMNNEKYPNTMLGLWINVPEELPEILEDKEGKPRAVQVVNEDGVKITYDGTNRDKMIGFYVPENAKARDSFTDRSYLSPIGQAQIEQYADKGSKLTQTQGW, from the coding sequence ATGAAAAAATATTTTATACATTTCTTAGCAATATCAGCTTTAATTTTTTCAGGATGTAATGATGTCTTAGACAGACCTGAAAAAACAAAACCAACAGATGACAATTATTGGAAAACAGAAACAGACTTAAGACTTTATACAAATCACTATTTTCCACAGTATTTTGTAGGATATAATAGCGGTTGGTCATCGCAATACACACCCCTAAGAGGATACTATTTTGCAGACGATTTCGCCTCAGTTGGAAAGCAAACAAACTTTGAAAACTCCATTCCAAGTAGCAGAGGAAGTGAAGCATTAAGCACTGAATGGTTAACACAATATGTTGGTCCAAATTGGAATTTTGCATGGATTAAAAAATCCAATATATTTATAGACAGGATAGAAAATAGGATGAAAAACCTAATATCCGAAGAGGCCTACAACCATTGGCTTGGTGTAGCTAAATTTTTCAGGGGTTTTGAGTATCATCGATTAACCAGCGTATTTGGGGATATTCCTCTTTATACAAAACCTTTTGATAACTCTAATTATCAAGAAATGTGGAAAGATCGAGCTCCACGTAATGAAGTTATGGCTCAAGCTTATGAAGATTTTAAATATGCTTTTGACAACATTAGACTTGATGATGGAGAACCTAGTGTTAATAAATATATTGCTGCTGCTTTCATCTCGAGAATCATGCTTTTTGAAGGAACATGGGTAAAATATCATCAAGGAGATAATGAGCTAGCAAAAAAATATCTTTCTTTTGCTCAAGAAGCTTCTGAGTTTATTATGAATAGTGGCAAATATGAAATTTCTGGTGACTACAAAAGCCTATTTGGCTCTTTTGATTTAAAAGGTCACAAAGAAGTCATACTTTATCGTCATTATGATGCAAGTAAAGGTGTTACACATCATATAGCATCTTATTCAAATGCATATGAAGCTCAAGTATCAGCACCAAACTTAGCTCTTGCTCAATCATTTATTTGCAATGATGGAAAACCTTATCTAAATTCATCTGTTGCTGATGCTAATAAACTTGACATCAAGAACATGATTAAAACAAGAGATCCTCGTTTTGAATCAACATTTATAGATCATCCTAAAGTACAATCAGCAACCTTATTATATGCTAGCAAGTTTATTGATAGAGTTGGGCCAACATATTGGAATTCAGGTAATATTCCTCCCCAATATGGCAGTGTAAGCAACGACAATGACTATCCGGTATTACGCTATGCTGAAGTTTTACTGAATTGGATTGAGATCAAAGCTGAATTAGCAACGATTGGAGGACCTGCTATTACTCAAGCTGATATCGATAAATCTATCAACTTAATCAGAAACAGAGATTTAGATGAGGTCGCTATAAATAAAGGAGTACAAAAAACAGCTCCAATGAAACTTTCTGAAATCAATGACGCTTTTGACCCCAATAGGGATTCAGAAGTATCTCCTCTTCTTTGGGAAATCAGAAGAGAAAGACGAATGGAGTTTGTATTTGAATATTCTAGACTTCTAGACATCAAACGATGGAAAAAGTTAGACTATATGAATAATGAAAAATATCCTAATACAATGCTAGGCTTATGGATTAATGTACCTGAAGAGTTACCAGAAATACTGGAAGACAAGGAAGGTAAACCAAGAGCAGTTCAAGTAGTCAATGAAGATGGAGTAAAAATCACTTATGATGGAACTAATAGAGACAAGATGATAGGGTTCTATGTTCCTGAAAATGCAAAAGCAAGAGACTCCTTTACAGATAGATCTTATTTGTCTCCTATTGGTCAGGCACAAATTGAACAATACGCAGATAAAGGATCTAAATTAACTCAGACCCAGGGTTGGTAA